One Rissa tridactyla isolate bRisTri1 chromosome 1, bRisTri1.patW.cur.20221130, whole genome shotgun sequence DNA segment encodes these proteins:
- the LOC128900350 gene encoding sulfotransferase 6B1-like, with protein MSSEAELIHMFKGIPFTTRSSPELLKSLDTFDAREDDVLLVSYPKSGTHWLAGVITKLYNTQVTLTSPIEFGDISKLEELNKLSSKRIIPTHLDYNMLPPNFKNKKCKMIYISRNPKDTAVSMYHYYRENPNLPTVDTWTAFFDLFLKGDVVCGSWFDHFLSWEEHENDKNILFLFYEDMKKDLPKIVNEISLFLGLNVSDNDIEDICKKSSFSEMKSDTEKENSDPSHTVCALTSNRKLIFRKGTVGDWKNHFTPKQNRRFEEIFNEKMKLSKMAKSLTYEF; from the exons ATGTCCAGTGAGGCAGAACTCATTCATATGTTTAAGGGGATTCCCTTTACCACCAGGTCTTCTCCAGAGCTTTTAAAATCCTTGGATACTTTTGATGCTAGAGAAGACGACGTCCTTTTAGTTTCCTATCCCAAATCTG GCACTCACTGGCTTGCAGGAGTCATAACAAAGCTTTACAATACTCAAGTGACACTAACATCTCCCATTGAATTTGGAGATATTTCCAAACTGGAGGAACTGAATAAACTCTCATCAAAGAGAATCATCCCAACGCACTTAGACTACAACATGTTACCTCcaaattttaagaataaaaaatgcaag ATGATCTACATCAGCAGAAATCCAAAAGATACCGCAGTTTCCATGTATCATTACTACAGAGAAAACCCAAACCTTCCCACCGTCGACACCTGGACGGCCTTCTTTGACTTGTTCTTAAAAGGAGACG TTGTCTGCGGATCCTGGTTTGATCATTTCCTAAGTTGGGAAGAACatgaaaatgacaaaaacatcCTGTTTTTGTTCTACGAAGACATGAAGAAG GATCTCCCTAAGATTGTAAATGAAATTAGTCTGTTCCTGGGCTTAAACGTCAGCGACAATGATATCGAAGACATCTGCAAGAAGTCCTCATTCTCAGAGATGAAAAGCGacacagaaaaggagaacagCGATCCCAGTCACACCGTTTGCGCGCTGACATCCAACAGGAAGCTGATTTTCCGAAAAG GCACTGTTGGTGACTGGAAGAACCATTTCACTCCAAAACAGAATCGAAGGTTTGAGGAGATatttaatgagaaaatgaaacTCAGCAAAATGGCAAAAAGTCTCACCTATGAATTTTGA